A region of Gracilinanus agilis isolate LMUSP501 chromosome 3, AgileGrace, whole genome shotgun sequence DNA encodes the following proteins:
- the LOC123240345 gene encoding RNA-binding motif protein, X-linked 2-like — MNALTKVKLINELNEREVELGVAEKVSWHAEYKDSAWIFLGGLPYELTEGDIICVFSQYGEIVNINLVRDKKTGKSKGFCFLCYENQRSTILAVDNFNGIKIRGRTIRVDHVANYRPPKDSKNLDDITRTIREKGCGIKTPPSSSPGSSEDEMSLKKYKKDKKEKKRKKKDRDAKMTMDKQEMPTSSSLVSQHKTRKEKEGVGFGKSAIIGLERGSSPERREGREGRCDGREGCDGPARQDGHEGSEVQEGYDGHEGSEGHDGHGEGCEGHNCPTGSPVSPQSQLEYAETSRKEKSWHKKSSGSSSRKEKRKKEKSKHRDRSRSSEKHSHCHEEHSEGRTKKRKHKHKSRSSTKDSHSRDRDPSYSSHHKSS, encoded by the coding sequence ATGAATGCCTTGACCAAGGTGAAGCTCATCAATGAGCTCAATGAACGCGAGGTGGAGCTCGGAGTGGCGGAGAAGGTGTCCTGGCACGCAGAGTACAAGGACAGCGCCTGGATCTTCCTTGGAGGGCTCCCTTATGAATTGACTGAAGGAGATATCATCTGTGTGTTTTCACAATACGGGGAAATTGTTAACATTAATCTTGTACGagataagaagactggaaaatccaaaggattctgttttctttgctATGAGAATCAGAGAAGCACCATTTTGGCCGTTGACAATTTTAATGGGATCAAGATAAGAGGAAGAACTATCCGAGTAGACCACGTGGCTAATTATAGACCCCCTAAGGATTCCAAGAATCTCGATGATATCACCAGAACCATTCGAGAGAAGGGCTGTGGGATTAAAACCCCACCTTCTAGTTCTCCTGGCTCTTCCGAAGATGAGatgtctttgaaaaaatataaaaaagacaaaaaagaaaaaaaaaggaagaaaaaagacagagatgCTAAAATGACTATGGATAAACAGGAGATGCCTACATCATCTTCCCTAGTATCTCAACACAAgaccagaaaggaaaaggaaggtgtTGGCTTTGGAAAATCTGCCATTATAGGCCTTGAGAGGGGCAGTAGTCCTGAGAGACGTGAAGGGCGTGAAGGACGATGTGATGGACGTGAAGGGTGTGATGGACCTGCAAGACAGGATGGACATGAGGGGAGTGAAGTGCAGGAAGGGTATGATGGACATGAAGGGAGTGAAGGACATGATGGACATGGAGAAGGATGTGAAGGACATAATTGCCCAACTGGCTCACCTGTATCCCCCCAAAGTCAGCTTGAGTATGCAGAGACCTCAAGGAAGGAAAAGTCATGGCACAAGAAATCCTCAGGCAGCTCtagcaggaaagaaaaaagaaaaaaagagaagagcaaGCACCGGGACAGAAGCCGGAGTTCTGAAAAGCACTCACACTGCCATGAGGAACATTCTGAAGGGAGGACTAAGAAAAGGAAGCACAAACACAAGTCCCGAAGCTCCACAAAAGACTCTCATTCCAGAGATCGGGACCCATCTTACTCAAGTCACCACAAGTCCAGTTAG